Proteins from one Acidiphilium multivorum AIU301 genomic window:
- a CDS encoding response regulator has protein sequence MTKTILTVDDSRTMRDMLRMSLVEAGFRVVQAEDGVHGLEVLQAETPDVIVTDINMPRLDGFGFIEAVRRDASWRSTPMLVLTTEVDPEKKARAKAAGATGWIVKPFDPVKLVDAIRRVAA, from the coding sequence GTGACCAAGACGATTCTGACCGTGGATGATTCGCGCACCATGCGGGACATGCTGCGCATGTCGCTGGTCGAGGCGGGCTTTCGCGTGGTCCAGGCCGAGGACGGCGTGCATGGGCTCGAAGTGCTGCAGGCCGAGACGCCGGATGTCATCGTGACCGACATCAACATGCCGCGGCTCGACGGCTTCGGTTTCATCGAGGCGGTGCGGCGGGACGCATCATGGCGGTCGACGCCGATGCTGGTGCTGACCACCGAGGTTGATCCGGAAAAGAAGGCCCGCGCCAAGGCGGCGGGGGCGACGGGGTGGATCGTCAAGCCGTTCGACCCGGTGAAGCTTGTGGACGCAATCCGCCGGGTTGCCGCATGA
- a CDS encoding methyl-accepting chemotaxis protein, giving the protein MITWFREVAPIRTKLAVAFGSETFLILAGFLAVIWAGNGGPEGLPVVVGAVTLLWSIVGGYVTWRVITDPFTATIERMESMVAGNYGAPVRFTGYRDCVGRLTRVIDRFREAELARQRAEGEVRAMADREAERSRAERLREAEVRERLDRMIRSLGGALERLAAGVLTERLMEPFAPEFETLRTDFNAAMDRLQEAMRLIATNAAAIGAGTGQISSGADDLSRRTEQQAATLEETVAALDEITATVRKTAEAAIHARNVVGTATQDAERGGAVVSQAVQAMGEIEASSRQIGNIIGVIDEIAFQTNLLALNAGVEAARAGEAGRGFAVVASEVRALAQRSADAAKEIKTLISTSNQQVVAGVDLVGQTGRALERIVAQIGEINGVVGEIAASAQEQSTGLVQVNAAVGQMDQTTQQNAAMVQQSTAASHNLLQETNELAAMIGRFQIGAPVAAPGAAPGRRRGVAGTGSRLETSATMRAAAPARPVTPRAPAPSAAVTAAAGDDGWEDF; this is encoded by the coding sequence ATGATCACCTGGTTCCGCGAGGTCGCGCCGATCCGGACCAAGCTCGCCGTCGCCTTCGGGTCGGAGACCTTTCTGATCCTCGCCGGCTTCCTGGCCGTGATCTGGGCCGGCAACGGCGGGCCGGAAGGGCTGCCCGTGGTGGTCGGCGCCGTGACCCTGCTGTGGTCGATCGTCGGCGGCTACGTCACCTGGCGGGTGATCACCGACCCGTTCACCGCCACGATCGAGCGGATGGAGTCGATGGTCGCCGGCAATTACGGCGCGCCCGTGCGCTTCACCGGGTATCGCGATTGCGTCGGCCGGCTGACCCGGGTGATCGACCGTTTCCGCGAGGCGGAGCTGGCCCGGCAGCGCGCCGAGGGCGAGGTGCGGGCGATGGCCGACCGCGAGGCCGAGCGGAGCCGCGCGGAGCGGCTGCGCGAGGCCGAGGTCCGCGAGCGGCTCGACCGCATGATCCGCAGCCTCGGCGGCGCGCTCGAAAGGCTCGCCGCCGGCGTGCTCACCGAGCGGCTGATGGAGCCGTTCGCGCCGGAATTCGAGACGTTGCGCACCGACTTCAACGCCGCGATGGACCGCCTGCAGGAGGCGATGCGGCTGATCGCGACCAATGCCGCGGCCATCGGCGCCGGCACCGGTCAGATTTCCAGCGGGGCCGACGATCTCTCCCGCCGCACCGAGCAGCAGGCCGCCACCCTCGAGGAGACGGTCGCCGCCCTCGACGAGATCACCGCGACGGTGCGCAAGACCGCGGAGGCGGCGATCCACGCAAGGAATGTGGTCGGCACCGCGACGCAGGATGCCGAGCGCGGCGGCGCCGTGGTGTCCCAGGCCGTGCAGGCGATGGGCGAGATCGAGGCGTCGTCGAGGCAGATCGGCAACATCATCGGCGTGATCGACGAGATCGCCTTCCAGACCAACCTGCTGGCGCTGAACGCGGGTGTCGAGGCGGCGCGGGCCGGCGAGGCGGGGCGCGGCTTCGCCGTGGTCGCCTCCGAGGTGCGCGCGCTGGCGCAGCGTTCGGCCGACGCGGCCAAGGAAATCAAGACGCTGATCTCGACATCGAACCAGCAGGTGGTCGCGGGGGTCGACCTGGTCGGGCAGACCGGCCGGGCGCTGGAGCGGATCGTTGCCCAGATCGGCGAGATCAACGGCGTCGTCGGCGAAATCGCCGCCTCGGCGCAGGAGCAGTCGACCGGGCTGGTGCAGGTGAATGCCGCTGTCGGCCAGATGGACCAGACCACGCAGCAGAATGCCGCCATGGTCCAGCAATCCACCGCCGCCAGCCACAACCTGCTGCAGGAAACCAACGAACTCGCCGCGATGATCGGCCGGTTCCAGATCGGCGCCCCGGTCGCGGCGCCGGGTGCCGCCCCCGGTCGCCGGCGCGGGGTCGCGGGCACCGGCTCCAGACTTGAGACGTCGGCAACGATGCGCGCCGCCGCGCCGGCGCGGCCGGTCACCCCGCGTGCGCCGGCGCCGTCCGCCGCCGTGACGGCCGCTGCCGGCGATGACGGCTGGGAGGATTTTTGA
- a CDS encoding STAS domain-containing protein, which yields MSTTTDTTEQLMLDPILDLKAASPLAQALLARRGGDLRIDAGAVERLGGQCLQVLLSARATWEADGHAFRIGPMSDQMVASLDLFGVGPAAFQFQEDISA from the coding sequence ATGTCAACCACGACCGACACCACGGAACAGCTGATGCTCGATCCCATTCTCGACCTCAAGGCGGCATCGCCGCTGGCGCAGGCGTTGCTGGCCCGTCGCGGCGGCGATCTTCGGATCGATGCCGGCGCGGTCGAGCGGCTTGGCGGCCAGTGCCTCCAGGTCCTGCTCTCGGCGCGGGCCACCTGGGAGGCGGACGGGCACGCGTTCCGCATCGGGCCGATGTCGGACCAGATGGTCGCATCGCTCGACCTTTTCGGTGTCGGGCCCGCCGCGTTTCAATTTCAGGAGGACATTTCCGCGTGA